The Mycobacterium seoulense genome has a window encoding:
- a CDS encoding F0F1 ATP synthase subunit epsilon, with translation MAELNVEIVAVDRKIWSGEATFLFTRTTVGEIGILPRHIPVVAQLVDDAMVRVEREGEDDLRVAIEGGFLSVTEQTVTVLAESAAFESEIDESAAREDSESDDPRIAARGRGRLRAVGAID, from the coding sequence ATGGCCGAATTGAACGTCGAGATAGTCGCCGTCGACCGGAAGATCTGGTCGGGTGAGGCAACGTTTTTGTTCACCCGCACCACCGTGGGCGAAATCGGCATCCTGCCCCGGCACATTCCGGTCGTCGCGCAGTTGGTCGACGACGCCATGGTGCGCGTCGAGCGCGAAGGCGAAGACGATCTGCGGGTAGCCATCGAAGGTGGCTTCCTGTCGGTCACCGAGCAGACGGTGACCGTCCTGGCCGAGTCCGCCGCGTTCGAGTCCGAGATCGACGAAAGCGCCGCCAGGGAGGACTCGGAGTCCGACGACCCACGCATCGCGGCGCGGGGGCGCGGCAGATTGCGCGCCGTCGGCGCGATCGACTAA
- a CDS encoding DUF2550 domain-containing protein — translation MSAPMIGMVVLVVVLAGAVVALSYRLWKLRQGGTAGIMRDIPAVGGHGWRHGVIRYRGGEAAFYRLSSLRLWPDRRLSRRGVEIVARRAPRGDEFDIMTDEIVVLELRDTTQDRRTGYEIALDKGALTAFLSWLESRPSPRARRRSV, via the coding sequence ATGAGCGCGCCCATGATCGGCATGGTCGTGCTCGTCGTCGTCCTGGCGGGCGCGGTGGTCGCGCTGAGTTATCGGTTGTGGAAGCTGCGGCAGGGCGGCACCGCGGGAATCATGCGCGACATTCCCGCGGTCGGAGGTCACGGCTGGCGCCACGGCGTGATCCGTTACCGCGGCGGTGAGGCCGCCTTCTATCGGCTGTCCAGCTTGCGTTTGTGGCCGGACCGCCGACTCAGCCGCAGGGGGGTCGAGATCGTCGCCCGCCGAGCGCCGCGCGGCGACGAGTTCGACATCATGACCGACGAGATCGTCGTGCTGGAGTTGCGTGATACGACGCAGGATCGCCGGACCGGTTACGAGATCGCGCTGGACAAGGGTGCTTTGACCGCCTTCCTGTCCTGGCTGGAGTCCCGCCCGTCACCCCGCGCTCGTCGTCGCAGCGTCTAG
- a CDS encoding cob(I)yrinic acid a,c-diamide adenosyltransferase, protein MAIHLTRIYTRTGDDGTTGLSDFSRVSKTDPRLVAYADCDEANSAIGVAIALGQPDEEIAGVLRQIQNDLFDAGADLSTPVVENPEYPPLRVTQPYIDRLEGWCDTYNENLPALNSFVLPGGSPLSALLHVARTIVRRAERSAWAAVEAAPQQINILPAKYLNRLSDLLFILARAANPDGDVLWKPGGGAPSAG, encoded by the coding sequence ATGGCGATACACCTGACCCGCATCTACACGCGAACCGGTGACGACGGCACGACGGGATTGAGTGACTTCTCGCGAGTCTCCAAAACCGACCCCCGCCTGGTCGCCTACGCGGACTGCGACGAGGCCAACTCGGCGATCGGCGTCGCGATCGCCCTCGGTCAACCCGACGAGGAGATCGCCGGAGTGCTGCGGCAGATCCAGAACGACCTGTTCGACGCCGGCGCGGACCTGTCGACCCCGGTGGTGGAAAACCCCGAGTATCCGCCGCTGCGGGTCACCCAGCCCTACATCGACCGGCTCGAGGGCTGGTGTGACACATATAACGAGAACCTGCCGGCGCTGAATTCTTTTGTGCTGCCCGGTGGTTCACCGCTGTCGGCGCTGTTGCATGTCGCCCGCACCATCGTCCGTCGCGCGGAGCGCTCGGCGTGGGCGGCGGTGGAGGCTGCGCCGCAGCAGATCAACATCCTTCCGGCGAAGTACTTGAACCGCCTCTCGGATCTGCTCTTCATCCTGGCGCGCGCGGCCAATCCCGACGGCGACGTGCTCTGGAAGCCCGGCGGCGGCGCGCCGAGTGCGGGTTGA
- the murA gene encoding UDP-N-acetylglucosamine 1-carboxyvinyltransferase produces MAERFVVTGGNRLSGEVAVGGAKNSVLKLMAATLLAEGTSTITNCPDILDVPLMAEVLRGLGATVELDGDVARITSPDEPKYDADFAAVRQFRASVCVLGPLVGRCKRARVALPGGDAIGSRPLDMHQAGLRQLGAQCNIEHGCVVAQADTLRGAEIQLEFPSVGATENILMAAVVAEGVTTIHNAAREPDVVDLCTMLNQMGARVEGAGSPTMTITGVPRLYPTEHRVIGDRIVAATWGIAAAMTRGDISVTGVDPAHLQVVLHKLHDAGATVTQTDNSFRITQYERPKAVNVATLPFPGFPTDLQPMAIALASIADGTSMITENVFEARFRFVEEMIRLGADARTDGHHAVVRGLPQLSSAPVWCSDIRAGAGLVLAGLVADGDTEVHDVFHIDRGYPLFVENLAILGAEIERVE; encoded by the coding sequence GTGGCTGAGCGATTCGTGGTAACCGGCGGAAACCGGTTGTCCGGCGAAGTCGCAGTGGGGGGCGCCAAGAACAGCGTGCTCAAGCTGATGGCCGCCACGCTGCTGGCCGAAGGCACCAGCACCATCACCAACTGCCCCGACATCCTGGATGTGCCGCTGATGGCGGAGGTCTTGCGCGGCCTGGGCGCCACCGTCGAGCTCGACGGCGACGTCGCGCGCATCACCTCGCCCGACGAGCCGAAATACGACGCCGACTTCGCGGCGGTGCGACAGTTCCGGGCGTCGGTCTGCGTGCTCGGGCCGCTGGTCGGCCGGTGCAAGCGGGCGAGGGTCGCGCTGCCGGGCGGCGACGCGATCGGATCTCGCCCGCTGGACATGCATCAGGCGGGCCTGCGCCAGCTGGGCGCCCAGTGCAACATCGAGCACGGCTGCGTGGTCGCCCAGGCCGACACGTTGCGCGGCGCGGAGATCCAGCTGGAATTTCCGTCGGTCGGAGCCACCGAAAACATCCTGATGGCCGCCGTGGTGGCCGAAGGTGTCACCACGATCCACAACGCGGCGCGCGAACCCGACGTCGTGGACCTGTGCACCATGCTGAACCAGATGGGCGCGCGGGTCGAAGGTGCCGGTTCGCCGACCATGACCATCACCGGCGTACCGCGGCTGTACCCGACCGAACACCGGGTCATCGGGGACCGCATCGTCGCCGCCACCTGGGGCATAGCCGCAGCGATGACCCGAGGCGACATTTCGGTGACGGGCGTCGACCCGGCCCACCTCCAGGTGGTGCTGCACAAACTGCACGACGCCGGCGCGACGGTCACCCAGACGGACAACAGCTTTCGGATCACCCAGTACGAGCGCCCCAAGGCCGTGAACGTGGCGACCCTGCCGTTCCCCGGGTTTCCCACGGATTTGCAGCCGATGGCCATCGCCCTCGCCTCGATCGCCGACGGCACCTCGATGATCACGGAAAACGTTTTCGAGGCGCGCTTCCGTTTCGTCGAAGAGATGATCCGGCTGGGCGCCGACGCCCGCACCGACGGCCACCATGCCGTCGTGCGGGGTCTGCCGCAATTGTCGAGCGCCCCGGTGTGGTGTTCGGACATCCGGGCCGGTGCCGGCCTGGTGCTGGCGGGCCTCGTCGCCGACGGTGACACCGAGGTTCACGACGTCTTCCACATCGATCGCGGCTACCCGTTGTTCGTCGAGAACCTGGCGATTTTGGGAGCGGAGATCGAGCGGGTAGAGTAA
- a CDS encoding methylated-DNA--[protein]-cysteine S-methyltransferase, giving the protein MIEYRTIDSPIGPLTLAGQDSVLTMLRMVDQTYEPSRTGWASSPAAFQDATEQLDAYFAGELTEFDFEFELRGSEFQRRVWKALQTIPYGETRSYGTIAAQIGAPGSARAVGLANGHNPIAIVVPCHRVIGANGSLTGYGGGLDRKQTLLALERKHASTNVALTLFD; this is encoded by the coding sequence ATGATCGAGTACCGCACCATCGACAGCCCTATCGGGCCGCTGACCCTCGCCGGCCAGGACTCGGTTCTGACCATGCTTCGGATGGTCGATCAAACCTACGAACCGAGCCGCACCGGCTGGGCATCGAGTCCCGCGGCATTCCAGGACGCCACAGAGCAACTCGATGCCTATTTCGCCGGTGAACTGACCGAGTTCGATTTCGAATTCGAATTGCGCGGCTCCGAATTTCAGCGGCGGGTTTGGAAGGCGCTACAGACAATTCCGTACGGCGAAACCAGATCGTACGGAACAATCGCCGCCCAGATCGGCGCTCCCGGTTCTGCGCGGGCCGTGGGATTGGCGAACGGCCACAACCCCATCGCGATTGTCGTGCCCTGCCACCGCGTCATCGGCGCCAACGGCAGCCTCACCGGCTACGGAGGCGGCCTGGACCGAAAGCAAACCCTGCTCGCGCTGGAGAGGAAACACGCATCGACGAATGTGGCTTTGACATTATTCGACTAG